The sequence below is a genomic window from Thiohalobacter sp..
GGCCGCGTTCCACCCAGACCTGGGCGGTGCCAAGGAGGTTGTAGTAGACGACGAACACCAGCACAGCGATGAACAGCCGGCCCCAGCGTCCGTCACGCGGCCGTGCGCGGGCCAGTGGCAGCGCCAGCCAGGTCAGCATCACTGCGGCCAGAGGCAGCGACAGTCGCCACTGCAGCTCGGCAATGTCCTTGGCGCTCGCCGAGGCCAGCAGTGCCGGCGTGGGCCGCGCGTCCTGCTTGTCCGGAACCGTCACCGTGCCGCTGTACTCGACGCGCAGCCCATGACGCTCGAAGCGCATGATGCGGAACGCCGGATCCCCCGGCAGGCCCTGATAGCGCCAGCCGTCCTCCAGCACCAGGAAGCGATCTCCGGTCTCGGGATGGGGCGCCACCTCGGCGCGACGGGCGGTGACGATCAGCGGCGGATCGTTGCGCAGATCGCGCACGAAAACATTTTCCATTGCCTGGCCGCCGGAGACCCGCTCGGCGTAGAAGATCAGCCGGCCCTCGCGGGCCTCCTGGAAGCGGCCCGCGACCACGCCACCGATGTCGGTGGCGGCCTCGGCCTGCGCGCGCAGCTCATAGCCGAGCGCCGCGGTCCGGGGCGCCACCTCCAGCGCCAGCAGCGCCAGCAACAGCGCAACCACGCCGGCCAATGCCAGAAGCGGCCGATACAGGGTGGCGGGACCCACGCCACAGGCAGCCAGCGCGACCATTTCACTGTCGCGATACAGGCGGCCCAGCGCCAGCAACACGCCCAGGAACAGCGCCAGAGGCAACAGCGTGGTGAGATAGCTGATGGACTTGAGGCCCAACAGGGTCATGATGACCGAGGCGGGAATCTCGCCGGCGGCCGCCTCGCCCAGGTAGCGGACCAGGCGGTTGACCACCACGATGGCCCACAGCACCAGGGTCACGGCCAGCCAGCTGGCCAGCACCTCGCGCAGCAGATATCGATCCAGGACTCGAAGCACCCGCGTACCCGTCCACCCATCTGGAAAAGGCCGGCGAAACCGGTAGACTAGCCGCCAAGTTGCGCCGGGCCGCGGCGCGGGCGGAAAGCCGCAGTGTACACCCTGCCCGCCGCGCTTTTCGAGTCGCTGCCCCCCTCACGCTTGCACAGGAGTCCCCCATGAAATTCACCGTCAAGAGTGGCAATCCCGAAAAGCAGCGATCCGCCTGCCTGGTGCTGGGCGTGTTCGAAAACCGCCGCCTCTCGGCACCGGCGCGCTCGGTGGACAAGGCTTCGCACGGCTTCATCGGCGGCGTGCTGCGCCGCGGCGATCTGCCCGGCCAGCCAGGCCAGACGCTGCTGCTGCACAATGTCCCCGGCGTGCTGGCCGACCGCGTGCTGCTGGTGGGCTGCGGCAAGGAACGCGAGTTCGACGAGACCAAGTTCCAGACCGCCGTGAGCGCCGCCGCGCGCTATCTGAACGATACCGGCGCCACCGAGGCGGTGAATTGCCTGACCGAGTTGCCGATCAAGGGCCGCGACCTGTACTGGAACCTGCGCCAGGCCGTGATCGCCACCGAGGACGCCCTGTACCGCTTCGAGCAGTGCAAGAGCGAGGTGCAGAAGGTCCGCAAGCCACTCAAGCGCATGACCCTGAGCGTGCCCAGCCGCCGCAACCTCGACCATGGCGAGGCCGCGGTGCGCGAGGGGACGGCCATTGCCGCCGGCATGAACCTGGCCAAGGACCTCGGCAACCTGCCCGGAAATATCTGTACCCCCACCTATCTCGCCGATACCGCCCGCGAGCTGGCCCGCAAGTCGCGCAAGGCAAAGGTGACGGTGCTGGATGAGAAGGCCATGGAAAAGCTGGGCATGGGTGCCCTGCTGTCGGTGGCACGCGGCAGCCGCGAGCCGGCCCGGCTGATCACGCTGGAATACCGCGGCGGCCGCAAGGACCGCAAGCCGGTGGTGCTGGTCGGCAAGGGCGTGACCTTCGACTCCGGCGGCATCTCGCTCAAGCCGGGCCAGTCCATGGACGAAATGAAGTTCGACATGTGCGGCGCGGCCAGCGTGCTCGGCACGCTGAGGACGGTGATCGAGCTGGAGCTGCCGATCAATGTCGTCGGCATCATCCCGGCCACCGAAAACCTGCCCGACGGCCAGGCCACCAAGCCCGGCGACATCGTCACCAGCATGTCCGGACAGACCATCGAGATCCTCAACACCGATGCCGAAGGACGCCTGATCCTGTGCGATGCCCTCACCTATGCCGGGCGCTACGAGCCGGACGCGGTCATCGACATCGCCACCCTCACCGGCGCCTGCGTGATCGCGCTGGGCAGCCATGCCGCCGGCCTGCTCACCAACCACGCGCCACTCGGCAACGAGCTGCTGAACGCCGGCCGCGCCGCGCGCGACCGCGCCTGGGAGCTGCCGCTGTGGGACGACTACCAGCAGCAGCTCGAAAGCAACTTCGCCGACATGCAGAACATCGGCGGCCGCGAGGCCGGCACCATCACCGCCGCCTGTTTCCTCTCCCGCTTCACCCGCGACTACCGCTGGGCGCACCTCGACATCGCCGGCGTGGCCTGGAAGCAGGGCAAGGAAAAGGGTGCCACCGGCCGCCCCGTGCCGCTGCTGACCCAGTACCTGCTGCACAAGGCGGGCCACTGAGCCGCCGGACCCCGGCATGACGCGGGTCGACTTCTACGTTCTCCCCGGCAGCGACCGCCGCGAGCGCGAGCTGCTCGCCTGCCGCATCGCCGAGAAGGCCTATGCCGCCGGCCACCGGGTCTATGTGCATGCCGCCAGCGCCGCCGAGGTGCAGGCACTGGACCAGCTGCTGTGGACCTTCCGCGCCGGCAGCTTCGTGCCCCATGTCTGTCACCCGGATCCCGAGGCCGCGCACACGCCCGTCCTGCTCGGCCACGACCACGAGCCCGACACCCACACCGACGTGCTGATCAACTTTGCCCAGGAAGTCCCCCTGTTCTTCGGCCGCTTCGAGCGCGTGGTGGAACTGGTCGACCAGCAGCCGGAATGGCTGGAGGCCGCCCGCGCCCGCTATCGCTTCTACCGTGAACGCGGCTACCCGCTGGCATCGCACAAGCTGGGCGAGGACAGTCGGAAATGAGGCGCTGACAACGCAGAGGTCGCAGAGGCGCAGAGCACGCCGAGAAGAAAGGGATGCCCGCCCGGCACGGCACGGCACCCACCGTGCCCCGCGCCCTGCCCTCACGCCTCACGCCCCACCCCTCACTCCGCTATAATGCGCCCTCCGCATCGCAGCCCCCGGAGCCCCTGGCCTGATGGACAAGACCTACGATCCCCACGCCATCGAGCAGCGCTGGTACGAAACCTGGGAATCCCGCGGCTGGTTCGCGCCACGTGGCGAGGGCAGGCCCTACTGCATCATGATCCCGCCGCCGAACGTCACCGGCAGCCTGCACATGGGGCATGCCTTCCAGGACACCATCATGGACGCGCTGATCCGCTACCACCGCATGCGGGGCGACAACACCCTGTGGCAGCCGGGCACCGACCATGCCGGCATTGCCACCCAGATGGTGGTGGAGCGCCAGCTCGAGGCCGAGGGCCTGACGCGGCACGATCTGGGCCGCGAGCAGTTCATCGAGCGGGTCTGGCAGTGGAAAGCCGAGTCCGGCGGCACCATTACCCGCCAGTTGCGACGCATGGGCGCCTCGCTGGACTGGTCGCGCGAACGTTTCACCATGGACGAGGGCCTGTCGGCGGCGGTGCGCGAGGTCTTCGTCAAGCTGTACGAGGACGGCCTCATCTACCGCGGCAAGCGGCTGGTGAACTGGGACCCGGTGCTGCACACCGCGGTATCCGATCTGGAAGTGGTGTCCGAGGAGGAATCCGGGCACCTGTGGCACATGCGCTATCCGCTGGCCGATGGCTCCGGCCATCTGGTGGTCGCCACCACCCGTCCCGAGACCCTGCTCGGCGACACCGCCGTGGCCGTGCACCCCGATGACGAACGCTACCGCGACCTGGTCGGCAGGACGGTGAGGCTGCCGCTGGCCGACCGCGAGATTCCGATCATCGCCGACGAATACGTCGACCCCGAGTTCGGCACCGGCGTGGTGAAGATCACCCCGGCGCACGACTTCAACGACTATGCCGTGGGCCAGCGCCACAAGCTGCCCATGATCAACGTGTTCACGGTCGATGCGGCCATGAACGACCAGGTCCCGGAGAAGTATCGCGGGCTGGACCGCTACGAGGCGCGCGATGTCATCGTGCACGACCTGCAGGCACTCGGCCTGCTGGAGAAGGTCGAGGACCACCGGCTGATGGTGCCGCGCGGCGACCGCTCCGGCGCGGTCATCGAGCCCTTCCTCACCGACCAGTGGTTCGTCCGCGCCGAGCCGCTGGCGAAGCCCGCCATCGAGGCAGTGGAAACCGGCCGCATCCGCTTCGTGCCGGACAACTGGAAGAACACCTATTTCGAGTGGATGCGCAACATCCAGGACTGGTGCATCTCGCGCCAGATCTGGTGGGGCCACCGCATCCCGGCCTGGTACGACGAGGCCGGCAATGTCTACGTCGGCCGCAGCGAGAAAGAGGTCAGGGAGAAGCACGGCCTGGGCGACACCCCGCTGCGCCAGGACGAGGACGTGCTGGACACCTGGTTCAGCTCCGCGCTCTGGCCCTTCTCCACCCTGGGCTGGCCCGAACAGACCCCGGAACTCGAAACCTTCTATCCCACCAGCGTGCTGGTCACCGGCTTCGACATCATCTTCTTCTGGGTGGCCCGCATGATCATGATGGGCCTGAAGTTCATGGGCGACGTGCCCTTCCGCGAGGTCTACATCCATGGCCTGGTGCGCGACGCCCACGGCCAGAAGATGTCCAAGTCCAAGGGCAATGTACTCGATCCCATCGATCTCATCGACGGCATCGATCTCGAATCGCTGATCCGCAAGCGCACCTCGGGACTGATGCAGCCGCAGATGGCTAAGAAGATCGAGCAGCAGACGCGCAAGGATTTCCCCGACGGCATCCCCGCCTTCGGCACCGACGCCCTGCGCTTCACCTTCGCCGCGCTGGCTTCCACCGGCCGCGACATCAACTTCGACCTGGGCCGCATCGAGGGCTACCGCAACTTCTGCAACAAGATCTGGAATGCCGCGCGCTACGTGCTGATGAACACCGAGGGCCGGGACTGCGGCATCGACGGCGGCGACATGGTGTTCAGTGTCGCCGACCACTGGATCCGCTCGCGGCTGGCGCAGGCCACGGCCCGGGTGCGCGAGGCCGTCGACGGCTACCGCCTCGACCTGGCCGCCCAGGCCATCTACGAGTTCACCTGGAACCAGTACTGCGACTGGTACCTGGAACTGTCCAAGAGCGTGCTCAGCGACGAGGCCGCCAGCCCGGAGGCGCAGCGCGGCACGCGCCATACCCTGATCACCGTGCTCGAGAGCCTGCTGCGGCTGACGCACCCGCTGATGCCCTTCATCACCGAGGAAATCTGGCAGCGCGTCGCGCCGCTGGCGGGTCGTGGCGGGGAAACCATCATGCTCGCGCCCTATCCCGAGGCGGATGAAAGTCAAATAAATGACGCGGCCATCGCCGAAATGGAATGGGTGATGACATTCATCCTCGGTGTACGCAAGATCCGCTCCGGCATGAACATCGATCCGCGCAAAAAGCTGCCGGTGATCGTCGATCCGGCCGGCGAGGAAGACAGAAAGATTCTGGAAAGGAACCGCCAGTACTTGATTAATCTCGGAAGAGTGGCGAGTATAGAGATCCTCGCCGAGGGCGGGGAGGCGCCCGAGTCCGCCACGGCCCTGGTCGGGAAGACCCGACTGTTCATCCCGATGGCCGGGCTGATCGACAAGGAAGCGGAACTGGCGCGCCTGAAGAAGGAACTGGACAAGCACCGTACGGAGTGGGAGAGGGCCGAGAAGAAACTCGCCAATCCCGGCTTCGTGGAAAAGGCTCCGGAGGCCGTGGTGGCCAGGGAACGGGAAAAACTCGAACGGCTGACCACCACCATCCGCGAGCTCAAGGAACAGCTGGCCAGGATCGAGCGCATCTGAGGCCGGGGGCAGTCTCAGCGTCCCTGACCCGGATCACGAATCGCGAAATCCGGGCTAAAGTTGTACGGACTGCCGGCCGATAGGCACCCTTGTCTGTCGGGAAAGCCGGGCACGAGGACCACGCGCAGAATGCGGTCCCGAGTCCGGTGACACGGAAAGAAACACCGGCAGCCGGTTGGAACCACCGACACGCGAAGGACAGGGAGGAACAAGAAGCTCCGCGTGCCGCCCAAGGGAACGAGGGACGATTGGGGGCCCGATGCCGACTGTCTTGATAGTCGACGACCAGTTCCAGAGCAGGCAGGCCCTGGCCGAACTGGCACTGACATTCGAGGCCGAGACCCAGGTCGAGGTCTTCACCCAGCCTTCCGAAGCGCTGCACTGGCTCAACTGGCACGCTGCGGACCTGGTGCTGTTGCGCTATGACCTGCCGGAAATCACCGGCGTCGAACTCATCCGCCGCATTCGCGAACTGCCCAACGGCGCCCACCTGCCGCTGGTCATCGTCACCGCCGCCGAAGACCGCTACGCCCGCTATGCCGCGCTCGATGCCGGCGCCACCGATTCCCTGACCGATCCCGTGGACTGCGTCGAGTGCCGGGTTCGCTGCCGCAACCTGCTGACCCAGTTCCGCCAGCACAAGATCATCCAGGACCGTGCCCGCTGGCTGGAGAAACGCGTCTCCGAGGCCGTGAGCGCCATCCGCGTCCGCGAGCAGGAAACCCTGCTGCGGCTGGCGAAGGCCGGCGAATACCGCGACGAGGAAACCGGCAACCACGTCATCCGCATGGCCAAGTACGCCCGGCTGGTGGCCGAAGACATGGGCCTGTCCCGCGACGAGGCCGAGGTCATCGAGCTGGCCGCGCCCATGCACGACATCGGCAAGATCGGCATCCCCGACAACATCCTGCAGAAGCCCTCGCGCCTGCCGCCCGACGAATTCGAGATCATGAAGCGGCACACGCTGATCGGCTACGAGATCCTCAAGGACAGCCCCTCCGAGTTCCTGCAGACGGGTGCCGTCATCGCCCTCGGTCATCACGAGAAGTTCGACGGCACCGGTTATCCCTTCGGGCTGCAGGGCGAGGACATTCCGCTCTGTGCCCGTATCGTCGCCGTCGCCGACGTCTACGACGCGCTGACATCGGTACGGCCCTACAAGCGTGCCTGGACACCACGCGAGGCGCTGGAGTTCATGGACCGCCAGAGCGGCCGCCACTTCGATCCGCGCTGCCTGCAGGCCTTCCACAACCAGCTCGATCGCGTGACCCGCATCCAGTACCTGCTCCGCGACGAGCCCGAACCGCCCGCCGAGGACACCCAGGCCCATCCCGACATCGCCTGAGCCGCGTACCCGCGCGCGCCCTGATCGGATACACTGGAGCTATCCAGGCCACACCCCGTATCCGAATCCTCCATGCCCCGTTTTCTCGGCAGCCCCGACTTTGCCCACGACCTGCCCGACCGGCTGGGCGTGCTGGTCACCAACCTCGGCACGCCGGATGCGCCGACAGCGGCCGCCGTCCGCCGCTATCTGGCCGAGTTCCTGTGGGATCCGCGCGTGGTCGAATTCCCGCGGCCGCTGTGGTGGCTGGTACTCAACGGCATCATCCTGCGCGTGCGCCCGCGCAAGGTGGCGAAGAGCTACGCCGCCATCTGGACCGACGCCGGCGCCCCGCTGCTCGACATCGCCCGCCGGCAACAGGCGGCCCTGCAGGCCGAACTCGAACGCACCCTGCCCGGCCCGGTGGTGGTTGCGCTGGGCATGCGCTACGGCAACCCCTCCATCGCCTCGGCCCTGCGCCGGTTGCACGAGGCCGGCGTGCGGCGGCTGCTGGTGCTGCCGCTGTATCCGCAGTACTCGGCGACCACCACCGGCTCCACCTTCGATGCCGTGGCCGAGGAACTGCGCCAGTGGCGCTGGCTGCCGGAACTGCGCATGGTCACTCACTACCACGACGATCCCGGCTACATCGACGCGCTGGCCAACAGCATCCGCGAGCAGCGCGATCCCGAGGCGCGGCTGCTGATGTCCTTTCATGGCGTGCCGCGCCGCTATCTGGATGCGGGCGATCCCTACCATTGTGAATGTCACAAGACCGCCCGCCTGCTCGCCGAACGCCTCGGGCTGGCCGACGACGAGTGGCAGATCGGCTTTCAGTCGCGCTTCGGCCGCGAGGAATGGCTCAAGCCCTACACCGACCACCTGCTGCGTGACTGGGCGCGCGAAGGCGTGCGCAAGGTACAGGTGGTCTGCCCGGGCTTCTCGGCCGATTGCCTGGAGACACTGGAAGAGATCGCGGAACAGAACCACGACCTCTTCCTGACCCATGGCGGCGAATCTCTGCACTACATTCCGGCGCTCAATGACCGCGCCGACCACATCGCCGCGCTGGCCGACATCGTCCGCCGCAGCATCGCCGACTGGCCCGAGGCGCGCGCCGGCCACGACGCCGCCACCGAGGCCACCGCCCGCGCCGAACGCGCGCGCGCCCTCGGAGCACCGCGTTGAGCGCACGGCAAAGCCCCATCCGCATCGGCATCTCCAGCTGCCTGCTCGGCGAGCGGGTGCGCTGGGACGGCGATCACAAGCAGGACAGCTACATCCGGCGCACGCTGGGCGAGCTGTTCGAGTTCGTTCCCGTGTGCCCCGAGGTCGGGATCGGCCTCGGTGTGCCCCGCCCGCCCATCCGCCTGGTCGGCGATCCCGAAGCTCCGCGGCTGGTGGGCGTCGAGGATGCCGATCTCGACGTGACCGGGGCCATGCAGCGCTTCGGCCGCCGCCAGGCCCGCCACTTGGGCGACCTGGACGGGTACATCTTCAAATCGAAGTCGCCCAGTTGCGGCATGAAGGGCGTCAAGCTGCATACCGACCAGGGCATGAAACGTCAGGGTGTGGGGCTCTATGCCCGGGAATTCATGGCCGCCAATCCACTCATTCCCTGCGAGGAGGACGACCGCCTCGGCGATCCCGCCCTGCGCGACAACTGGCTGGAACGCGTGTTCACCTGGCATCGCTGGCGCCAGCTCCGCCGGCGGCGGCTCACCGCGCGGCGACTGGCGGATTTCCATGCTCGCCACAGACTCGCCATCATGACCCACGGCCAGGCATCCTGCCGTGCCCTTGACGATCTGATTGCGCGCATCGGTACTCACCCCCTGCCCGAACTCGCCGACCGCTACATCGTCCTGCTCATGGAAACCCTCAAACGGCGCGCAACGCCCAGGCGTCATAGCAACGTCCTGCATCGCCTCATGGGCCATCTCAAGCGCGCGCTCTCGCCCGAGGACAGGCAGGAACTGCTGGAGCTCACCGACGCCTACTGCCTCGGCAAGGTGCCGCGGACCGTCCCGCTGGCGCTGCTGAAACACCACTTCCGCAAGCACCCGCATCCCGACGTCACCGACCAGACCTACCTCAATCCCGGGCCCGCCGAACTCAGGCTGCGGAGCTTTTACTAGTGCTCCCGATGGGCACGCTGCGCTTTGCCCATCCTACCTCTCGCAGCGGTGGTGACGTAGGATGGGCAAAGGCCCGCTGGGCCGTGCCCATCGGCATGTTCAAACCATTCCCGCGGCAGTGCCGGTAGGATAAGCAAAGCGGAGCGTGCCCATCACAACAACTTTACCGCCCCCCACCCTTTGCCCTACCCTTTGGCCCTCTGGGCGAGAAGAATTTCGCCCGTTGGTCGTCCGAGAAAGGATCAGGGAGGATCCATGAACTACCGTCGCGCACGCCAGGCTGGCGGCTGTTTCTTCTTTACCGTCGTCACCCACCACCGGCAACCCCTGCTCGTCGAGCACATCGACCGGCTTCGCCAGGCATTCCGTCGGGTCATCCACCGACACCCCTTTCGCATCGATGCCATCGTGGTCATGCCCGATCATCTCCATGCCATGTGGACACTCCCGGAATCCGACACTGACTATTCCACGCGTTGGGCACTGATCAAGCGCGGATTTTCGATCGGGCTTCCGGCACGCGCGGACTCGGTGTCCCGGATTTCGAAACGGGAAAAGGGCATCTGGCAACGCCGTTTCTGGGAACACCGGATTCGTGACCAGGCAGACTGGGAAAGGCATCTGGATTACATCCACTTCAATCCTGTGAAGCACGGACTGGTCCCGAGTGCAGGCGACTGGCCGTACAGTTCCTTTCATCGCCTGGTGGCGAGAGGCTGGTATCCAGAAGACTGGGGGCGGGAGGAACCCGCGCGAATTGCCGGGCTGGACTTTGAATAGGCAGGCTTTTGATGGGCACGCTTCGCTTTGCCCATCCTACCTCTCGCAGCGGTGGTGACGTAGGATGGGCAAAGGCCTGCAGGGCCGTGCCCATCGACATGTTCAAGCCGTTCCCGCCGCCAGCGAGGCAGGATGGGCAAAGCGCAGCGTGCCCATCACGGCAACCCATCAACCCTGCGTCGATGCCCGCTTCTCCAGCAGCGCCAGAAAGAACCCGCCCTGCTCCGCCCCGGGCAGCACCCGGACCGCGTGCTCAAGCGCCGGGGCAAAGGCCTTGCCGCGCCATTCCCGCAAGCCCGGTCGCGACGGCAGCGGCACCGACACCGGCACCAGCGCCAGCGCCTCGCCGAACACACGCAACGCACGGTCGACCACGGCCTCGTTCTCTTCCGGCGCGAAGGAACAGGTCGCGTAGAGCAGCCGTCCGCCGGGCCTGAGTGCCTGCACTGCGGAATAGAGCAGGCGCCCCTGCTTGCGGCTCATGTCGCGCAGCTTCTTCGGGCTCCAGTAGCGCAGGCTGTCCGGGGCATCGAGGTGCATGCGCGCCTCACTGGAACAGGGCGCGTCCAGCATCACCCGGTCAAAGCGTTCCGGCACCTTGCGCCAGACCTTCGCACCATCGGCCAGATAGGTCTGCACACAGGTCGCGCCCTGCGCTTCGAGATTGGCGCGCAGCCGGAAGAAGCGGGAGCGTACCGCCTCCACCGCCGCAATGCGGCCGCGGTTCGCCATCATGGCGGCCATCTGCAGCGTCTTGCCCCCGGGCGCGGCGGCGAGATCCAGCACTTCCTCGCCCGGCTGCGGGTCCAGCAGCCAGGGCGCGAGCTGGCTGGACAGGCCCTGAACATAGATCTCGCCCCGCTGTGCAGGCGCGCTCTCGGTGAGGCGGCGCTTGTCGGCCGCGGGCAACAGAAAGGCATCGGGTTTCCAGTCGACGGAGCGCGGCGCGATACCCAGGCGGACAAGCTCGGCGATGACGGGTTCGACTTCCGCCTTCAGCCTGTTGACGCGAAAACAGACGAAGCGGGGCGCGGAGAAGGCCTCGAGCAGCGCGGCTGCCTCGTCCTCGCCATGGATCTCGGTGAAACGATCGACGAACTCGGGTGGCAACCGTGCGGACATGGGCGGGGAATATACCCAATTGCACCAGAAGCGCCCAGCTTGCGTCACGCAGGGGCTCTCTGCCATGTTATTCACCCAGCAACCAAATATGCCCTGTTCAGAGGCTTTCTCTGTATCCTGAACACGACATATTCGGTTGCCGGGTGAATAGACAGATGCCGTCACTGCCAAATCTTCTCCTGCTGCTGGCCTTGCTCTGCATGGCACTGCCCGCGCATGCCGAGCTTCAGGTACAAATGCCCCGCTACCGGCTGCAGCCGTCGGAGCTGGCGGTTGTTATCAACGACGAGGACCCGCTCAGCCTGCGCATCGCGGACTACTACCGCGAGCGGCGGGGCCTCGATCCGCAACAGTTCATCCACGTGCGCCTGAACCCGGAACGCCGGCAGCTACCGCCGAAACAGTTCGAGCGCATCCGCCGCACGGTCATGGACCGCTTACCGCCGGGCACCCGCGCGCTGGCTCTGACCTGGGCCCGGCCCTACCGCGTCGGCTGCATGTCCATCACCACGGCCTTTGCCGCCGGCTTCGACCGCGCCTGGTGCTCGAAGCAGCGCTGCGCCCCCACCCGCCGCAATCCGCGCTATGGCG
It includes:
- the hemH gene encoding ferrochelatase, whose product is MPRFLGSPDFAHDLPDRLGVLVTNLGTPDAPTAAAVRRYLAEFLWDPRVVEFPRPLWWLVLNGIILRVRPRKVAKSYAAIWTDAGAPLLDIARRQQAALQAELERTLPGPVVVALGMRYGNPSIASALRRLHEAGVRRLLVLPLYPQYSATTTGSTFDAVAEELRQWRWLPELRMVTHYHDDPGYIDALANSIREQRDPEARLLMSFHGVPRRYLDAGDPYHCECHKTARLLAERLGLADDEWQIGFQSRFGREEWLKPYTDHLLRDWAREGVRKVQVVCPGFSADCLETLEEIAEQNHDLFLTHGGESLHYIPALNDRADHIAALADIVRRSIADWPEARAGHDAATEATARAERARALGAPR
- a CDS encoding valine--tRNA ligase, producing the protein MDKTYDPHAIEQRWYETWESRGWFAPRGEGRPYCIMIPPPNVTGSLHMGHAFQDTIMDALIRYHRMRGDNTLWQPGTDHAGIATQMVVERQLEAEGLTRHDLGREQFIERVWQWKAESGGTITRQLRRMGASLDWSRERFTMDEGLSAAVREVFVKLYEDGLIYRGKRLVNWDPVLHTAVSDLEVVSEEESGHLWHMRYPLADGSGHLVVATTRPETLLGDTAVAVHPDDERYRDLVGRTVRLPLADREIPIIADEYVDPEFGTGVVKITPAHDFNDYAVGQRHKLPMINVFTVDAAMNDQVPEKYRGLDRYEARDVIVHDLQALGLLEKVEDHRLMVPRGDRSGAVIEPFLTDQWFVRAEPLAKPAIEAVETGRIRFVPDNWKNTYFEWMRNIQDWCISRQIWWGHRIPAWYDEAGNVYVGRSEKEVREKHGLGDTPLRQDEDVLDTWFSSALWPFSTLGWPEQTPELETFYPTSVLVTGFDIIFFWVARMIMMGLKFMGDVPFREVYIHGLVRDAHGQKMSKSKGNVLDPIDLIDGIDLESLIRKRTSGLMQPQMAKKIEQQTRKDFPDGIPAFGTDALRFTFAALASTGRDINFDLGRIEGYRNFCNKIWNAARYVLMNTEGRDCGIDGGDMVFSVADHWIRSRLAQATARVREAVDGYRLDLAAQAIYEFTWNQYCDWYLELSKSVLSDEAASPEAQRGTRHTLITVLESLLRLTHPLMPFITEEIWQRVAPLAGRGGETIMLAPYPEADESQINDAAIAEMEWVMTFILGVRKIRSGMNIDPRKKLPVIVDPAGEEDRKILERNRQYLINLGRVASIEILAEGGEAPESATALVGKTRLFIPMAGLIDKEAELARLKKELDKHRTEWERAEKKLANPGFVEKAPEAVVAREREKLERLTTTIRELKEQLARIERI
- a CDS encoding YbgA family protein, with the protein product MSARQSPIRIGISSCLLGERVRWDGDHKQDSYIRRTLGELFEFVPVCPEVGIGLGVPRPPIRLVGDPEAPRLVGVEDADLDVTGAMQRFGRRQARHLGDLDGYIFKSKSPSCGMKGVKLHTDQGMKRQGVGLYAREFMAANPLIPCEEDDRLGDPALRDNWLERVFTWHRWRQLRRRRLTARRLADFHARHRLAIMTHGQASCRALDDLIARIGTHPLPELADRYIVLLMETLKRRATPRRHSNVLHRLMGHLKRALSPEDRQELLELTDAYCLGKVPRTVPLALLKHHFRKHPHPDVTDQTYLNPGPAELRLRSFY
- the lptF gene encoding LPS export ABC transporter permease LptF, whose amino-acid sequence is MLRVLDRYLLREVLASWLAVTLVLWAIVVVNRLVRYLGEAAAGEIPASVIMTLLGLKSISYLTTLLPLALFLGVLLALGRLYRDSEMVALAACGVGPATLYRPLLALAGVVALLLALLALEVAPRTAALGYELRAQAEAATDIGGVVAGRFQEAREGRLIFYAERVSGGQAMENVFVRDLRNDPPLIVTARRAEVAPHPETGDRFLVLEDGWRYQGLPGDPAFRIMRFERHGLRVEYSGTVTVPDKQDARPTPALLASASAKDIAELQWRLSLPLAAVMLTWLALPLARARPRDGRWGRLFIAVLVFVVYYNLLGTAQVWVERGLLPPLPGVWWVHALPLLLGGLLWWRARPRPGRVRT
- a CDS encoding leucyl aminopeptidase, which translates into the protein MKFTVKSGNPEKQRSACLVLGVFENRRLSAPARSVDKASHGFIGGVLRRGDLPGQPGQTLLLHNVPGVLADRVLLVGCGKEREFDETKFQTAVSAAARYLNDTGATEAVNCLTELPIKGRDLYWNLRQAVIATEDALYRFEQCKSEVQKVRKPLKRMTLSVPSRRNLDHGEAAVREGTAIAAGMNLAKDLGNLPGNICTPTYLADTARELARKSRKAKVTVLDEKAMEKLGMGALLSVARGSREPARLITLEYRGGRKDRKPVVLVGKGVTFDSGGISLKPGQSMDEMKFDMCGAASVLGTLRTVIELELPINVVGIIPATENLPDGQATKPGDIVTSMSGQTIEILNTDAEGRLILCDALTYAGRYEPDAVIDIATLTGACVIALGSHAAGLLTNHAPLGNELLNAGRAARDRAWELPLWDDYQQQLESNFADMQNIGGREAGTITAACFLSRFTRDYRWAHLDIAGVAWKQGKEKGATGRPVPLLTQYLLHKAGH
- a CDS encoding REP-associated tyrosine transposase; translation: MNYRRARQAGGCFFFTVVTHHRQPLLVEHIDRLRQAFRRVIHRHPFRIDAIVVMPDHLHAMWTLPESDTDYSTRWALIKRGFSIGLPARADSVSRISKREKGIWQRRFWEHRIRDQADWERHLDYIHFNPVKHGLVPSAGDWPYSSFHRLVARGWYPEDWGREEPARIAGLDFE
- a CDS encoding RsmB/NOP family class I SAM-dependent RNA methyltransferase gives rise to the protein MSARLPPEFVDRFTEIHGEDEAAALLEAFSAPRFVCFRVNRLKAEVEPVIAELVRLGIAPRSVDWKPDAFLLPAADKRRLTESAPAQRGEIYVQGLSSQLAPWLLDPQPGEEVLDLAAAPGGKTLQMAAMMANRGRIAAVEAVRSRFFRLRANLEAQGATCVQTYLADGAKVWRKVPERFDRVMLDAPCSSEARMHLDAPDSLRYWSPKKLRDMSRKQGRLLYSAVQALRPGGRLLYATCSFAPEENEAVVDRALRVFGEALALVPVSVPLPSRPGLREWRGKAFAPALEHAVRVLPGAEQGGFFLALLEKRASTQG
- a CDS encoding DNA polymerase III subunit chi; translated protein: MTRVDFYVLPGSDRRERELLACRIAEKAYAAGHRVYVHAASAAEVQALDQLLWTFRAGSFVPHVCHPDPEAAHTPVLLGHDHEPDTHTDVLINFAQEVPLFFGRFERVVELVDQQPEWLEAARARYRFYRERGYPLASHKLGEDSRK
- a CDS encoding HD domain-containing phosphohydrolase; this translates as MPTVLIVDDQFQSRQALAELALTFEAETQVEVFTQPSEALHWLNWHAADLVLLRYDLPEITGVELIRRIRELPNGAHLPLVIVTAAEDRYARYAALDAGATDSLTDPVDCVECRVRCRNLLTQFRQHKIIQDRARWLEKRVSEAVSAIRVREQETLLRLAKAGEYRDEETGNHVIRMAKYARLVAEDMGLSRDEAEVIELAAPMHDIGKIGIPDNILQKPSRLPPDEFEIMKRHTLIGYEILKDSPSEFLQTGAVIALGHHEKFDGTGYPFGLQGEDIPLCARIVAVADVYDALTSVRPYKRAWTPREALEFMDRQSGRHFDPRCLQAFHNQLDRVTRIQYLLRDEPEPPAEDTQAHPDIA